Within the Achromobacter spanius genome, the region GCCTGATGTTGGCGCCGTCGCTCACGTGGCGGCCCAGCGCCGCCACCTCGCTGACCTTGCAGGCGCTGTGGCAAAAGGACAAGGCCGGCACCACGCAGTCGTTCCTGCCCTGGAGCGGGTCGGTGCAAGAGAACCCGAACGGCCGCATCCCCACCCGCCGCTTCGTCAGCGAGCCGGGCTGGGACGCCTACGACACCGAACAATTCAGCGTGGGCTGGCTGTTTGAACACCAGTTCAACGACACCTGGAAATTCCGCCAGAATTTCCGCAACACGGTCAGCCGCGTGGACTACCAATCGCTGTACCCGAACGTCTACGGCGAGCGCCGTGGCGATTCCTATATCGATGCCGCCCAGACCACCACGGACCGCTACTTCTACGTCAACAAGCCGCGCATGCGCACGCTGCTGGCCGATCAGAACATAGAAGGCAAGCTCAACTGGGGCCGCACCGAGCACACCGTCATCCTGGGCATGGACTATTCGCACTACCGCGAAACCAGCCAGACGGCATCTGGCCTGGGCGCGCCGCTGAACCTGTACCACCCTGTGTACGGCAACCTGCCGGAATATGAACTGTCGGACACGCCCAAGCAAAAGCAGCAGCAACTGGGCTTCTACGCGCAAGACCAGATCAAGTTCGACAAGAACTGGATCTTCCTGGCGGGCATCCGCCGCGACCGCGCCGACAACCGCATCGACGGCCAGGACAAGGAAACCGACTACGCCACCACCAAGCGCTTCGGCCTGATGTACGCGGCCGACAACGGCTGGTCGCCCTACCTGAGCTACAGCGAATCGTTCACGCCGATTGCCGGATCGAACTTCTACAACGAACGCTACAAGCCCATGCGCGGCAAACAGGTCGAGGCCGGCATCAAGTACATGCCCCGCGACGCCGACATCGAGTTCACCGCCGCCGCCTACGACCTGCGCGAAAAGAACCGCCAGACCAACGACCCCGAAAACCCCAACAACCAGATCCAGGCTGGCAAGACGCGCACGCGCGGCGTTGAACTGGAGCTGCGCGGCCGCGTCACCAAGAACGTGGACGTGATCGCCAACTACATCTACACCGATGTCGACCCGCAACTGGAAGGCTTGCCCAAGCACATGGCGTCGTTGTGGAGCAAGTACCGCTTTGCGCTGGCCGGCCAACCCGGCTTCGCGGTGGGCGCGGGCGTGCGCTACCTGACGGCCTTCCGCGATGGCGGCGCACCGGAAACGCCCGCCGTCACGCTGTTTGACGCCATGGTCAGCTACGACAATGGCCCGTGGCGCTATGCCTTGAACGTCAACAACATCGCCGACCGCACCTATGAAACGGTCTGCCTGGACCGGGGCGACTGCTTCTACGGCGCGCGCCGCACGGTCATGCTGAGCGGGGCGTACCGCTTCTGATCCAACGCGGCGCAGGCCGCCGCCCTTCCGCCCCCTATATCGACCCTCCAGGACGGAGAAACCTGTACGTACAGGCAGTACGTACAGGTGTACACTAGCGGTTTTTCAACCCCCACTGACAGACGCGCCCACGAACGTCTGCAATCCACCAGAACCGTCCTGGAGACTTACGCAAGTGTCGACCACCGCTTCTTCCCGTTCGCCTTTTTTTGGCACCATGCAGAAAATCCCCGGTGGATTGATGCTCGTGCCGCTGATCCTGGGTTCCCTGATCGGCACCTTCGCCCCTGATGCGCTTGCCATCGGCGGCTTTACCACCGCCCTCTTCAAGAACAGCGCCCTGCCGCTGATCGCCCTGCTGATCTTCGCGACCGGCACGCAAGTCAACGCCCGCACCGGCGGCCCCATCCTGGCTACCGCCGGCACCCTGCTGCTGATGAAGACGCTGGTGCCCGCCACCCTGATCATCATCCTGGGCAGCTATGTGGGCCTGGACGGCGTGATGGGCGTGTCGATCCTGGCCTTGCTGGCCGCGTTCGACAACAGCAACGGCGGCCTGTGGCTGGCCTACACCGGCCAGTACGGTGACGCCCGCGACCGTGGCGCCTACGTTGCCAGCGCGGTCAACGACGGCCCCTTCTTCAGCCTGCTGTTCCTGGGCGCCTCGGGCCTGGCCGATATTCCGATGATTGCCCTGGTGGCCGCGCTGGTGCCGTTCCTGCTGGGCGTGGTGGTCGGCAACCTGGACCCGAAGTGGCGCGACGTGCTCAAGCCCGTGCCCAACATCGTGATCCCGTTCTTCGCCTTCGCGCTGGGCACCGGCATCAACCTGGGCGCGGTCGTCAGCGGCGGCATGAGCGGCCTGATCCTGGGCCTGATCATCAGCCCCATCACCGGCGGCCTGGTCTACCTGGGCTATCGCCTGATTCTGCGCCGTGGCGGCAAGAGCGGCCTGGGCTTCGCGGCCGGCACGACGGCTGGCAACGCCATCGCCACGCCCGCCGTGGTCGCGGCGGCCGACCCCAACTTCCAGCAATACGTGTCGACCGCCACCGCGCAGGTTGCCGCCTGCGTGCTGATCAGTTCGATCCTGGCGCCGATGCTGGCCTCGTACTTCCTCAAGCGCGCAGGTGAACTCAAGTCCGAAGACGCCGATGCGGACGGCAGCGCCACGCCGACGTTGGCCAGCGCGCGCGGAGAGGCGCTTTGACGCCCACCATCGCCATCGTCGCCGATGACCTGACCGGTTCGGGCGACACCGCGGTGCAGTTTGTGCGCGCGGGCTGGAGCACGCACCTGTCCATCGGCGGCGCCGACGAGGCGCTGGCCGGCCCGGCCACCGCCGGCGTCGAAGTGCTGGCGGTCACGACGCACAGCCGCGCCCTGCCCGCCGCCGACGCCGCCCGCGTCATTGAACAGAACGTGCGCCAACTGCGCGCGGCCGGCGTATCGCGCCTGTACAAGAAGGTGGACTCCACCTTGCGCGGCGCCTTCAAGGCCGAGATCGACGCGGCGCGCGATGCCTGGGGCCCGGACACGGTGGCGGTGATCTGCCCCGCGTTCCCCGCCACCGGCCGTACCGTGGAACAGGGCGTACTGCTGGTGAACGGCAAGCCGGTCACCGAGACGTCCGCCGCCACCGACCCGGTGACCCCGGTGACCGAAAGCCATATCCCCACCCTGCTGGGCTGCGCCCACGTGGCGGCGCAAGACGGCGACACGCCCGACACGCTGGCCGCGCGCATCCGGCAGGCCGGCAACACGGTGGTGGTTGACGCCAGCACCGACGCCGACCTGGAACGCCTGGCCCGCGCCATCGGCCTGCTGGGCGAACACGCCCTGCCCGTGGGCGCGGGCGGCCTGGCCGTGCCGCTGGCCCGCGTCTGGGCGGGCGCGGACCAGACCGCGCCCGTCGTGGTCGTGGTGACGTCGCAGCACAGCGCGGCGCGCGCCCAAGCCGCCGCGCTGCAAGCCTCGGGCGCAGACACCTGGACGCCCACGCTCGCCCAACTGGCCGACGACGCCGCATGGCAGGCCTGGAGCCAGCCGCTGCTGCAGGCCCACGCCAAAGCGCCCGCCGAGGCGGGCACGGTGCTGTTGCTGGCGCCCGAAGGGCAACTGGAAGGATTGGATTCGGAAAAAGTGGCCGACCGCCTGGGTAGCCTGGCGGCGCAATTGATCGCCACCTCGCGCGCGGCCGGCGTGGTCGCCACGGGCGGCGACGGCGCGCGCAGCGTGCTGGTGGCGCTGAATGCCAGCGGTATCGCGCTGGTGGATGAAGTAATGGGTGGCGTGCCGCTAGGCACGCTGACCGGGGGCACGGCCGCGGGCCTGCCCGTGGTGACCAAGGCCGGCGGCTTTGGCACCGAAGACGTATTGGTTCGCGCCGTGCGCGCGATCCGCGACAGGAGATTCAAGCGATGACACAACCCCAACCGAACAAGCTGCCTTTGCTGGCCGTCACCCTGGGCGACGTGGCCGGCATCGGGCCGGAAATCACGGCCAAGATGCTGATGGGCCACGACGAACTGCGCCAAAAGGCCCGCCTGCTGGTGGTCGGCGATGTGGACGTCATGGTCAACGCCGTGCGCAACCTGGGCGGCGACCCCGCCATCGTAAAGAAGCTGGACCGCGCGGCCGACTGTTCCAACACGCCCGGCACGATCGAAGTGCTGCAGGCCGGCCCGTCGCTGGCTCACGTCAAGCTGGGTGAAATCAGCGCCGACGCGGGCGACGGTTCTGTCCGCTTCGTCACCACCGCCTGCGCCCTGGCGCGCGCCGGTGAAGTCGACGGCATTGTGACCGCGCCGCTGAACAAGGCCGCCATGCACGCTGCCGGCCACAAGTGGCCCGGCCACACCGAACTGCTGGCCCATGAGTTCGGCGTGAAGACCTTTTCGCTGGTGCTGTCGGCCGGCGATCTCTACATCTTCCACGCCACCACCCACGTGTCGCTGCGCCAGGCCATTGAAGACCTGACGCCCACGCGCATGCGCGCCGTGCTGCGCCTGGCGGGTTCGTTCGCCAAGGCCCTGGGCCGGGGCGACCAGCCGGTGGCTGTGTCGGGCCTGAATCCGCACGCGGGCGAAAACGGCATCTTCGGCAGCGAAGACGCCGACATCCTGGCCCCCGCCGTGGCCGAAGCCAATGCGGCCGGAATCCTGGCCGCCGGCCCCATCCCGGCCGACGCCCTGTTCCCGCAAGCCGTGCGCGGCAAGTGGCAATTCGTGATCGCCTGCTACCACGACCAGGGCCACGCGCCCTTCAAGGCCGTGTATGGCGATGACGGCGTCAACATCACGGTGGGCCTGCCCGTCGTGCGCGTGTCCGTGGACCACGGCACCGCGTTCGACATCGCCGGCAAGGGCATCGCGCGCGAAGACAGCCTGATCCTGGCCGCCGAGCGCGCCGCGCATCTGGCCCCGGGCTGGACGCATGTATGGGAAACTGCGCGGGCACAAACCGGAGGTTGATTTCCATGGCGCCCGCCACGCACGACGCATTGCCCACTCTTGATCGCTCAGGCGACATCCCGCTGCACGCCCAAGTGGCGACGCTGCTGCGGGGATTCATCCGGTCGAACAAGCTTGCGGCGGGCGCCGTGCTGCCCAGTGAAGCCGCGCTGTGCGTACGCTTTGGCGTGGCACGCAGCGTGGTGCGCCAGGCGCTTGCCGCGCTGGCCACCGAGGGGCTGATCCAACGCGAAAGCGGACGCCCCGCCACAGTTGCCGCGCAGCAGGAACACCGCCGGCTGGTGCAGCGATCCACCGGCCTGTACGAGCAGTTCGCGCAGTCCGGCGTGACCTTGCAAACGCGCGTGCTGGCCTTTGCGCGCGCCGAACCGCCCGCCGATGTGGCCGCGTTCTTCGGCACGGAAAAATTGCTAATGCTGGAACGCTTGCGCCACGTGGCCGACGCGCCGCTGGCCTATGTGCGCACGTGGTTGCCCGTCGATGTGGTGCCCGGCCTGCGTGCCGAGGACCTGACCGACGCTTCCCTGCACGGCGTGTTGACGCGCCGCTTTGGCCTGCGCCCCGGCGCGGGACGCAACCAGATCCGTGCGGTGGCCGCCGACGCCAAGCTGGCCAAGCTGCTGGATACGCAAACGGGCACCCCCTTGCTGATGCTGCAAGGACAGGGCATGGACCAGCATGACCGGCCGCTGGAGTGGTTCACCACCTGGCACCGCGCCGAACAACTGGTGTTCGACGTGGACGTCAGCAACGGCCATGAAAGCGTGCATCCGCGCTTGCAGGATGCGCCAGCGTCCGTTGACGCTGATGACGGCGCATCGGCCACGCAACACGATCCCCTGGCGCGGGCAGAAGCCCTGGTCGCCGAACTGTCGGCGGAACTGGCCCGGCTACGCAGCCAGGCCTAGCCGCGCGGATGCGTCGGGCGCGTCACGCGCTGGCTGCCGCCATCACCTGCTTGGCCAATGCCTTGCGGTCCACCTTGCCCACCGCATTTTCCGGCAGGCGCTCCACCCACAAGACCTCACGCGGCACGTAGATGCGGCCCAGTCGCGCCTGAACCTCGGCCAGCAGCTCGGCCTCGACCCCGGCGGCCTGCTGCGCGCCCGGCATGGCATCCCCCTTGGGCTGTACGAAGATCACCGGCACTTCGCCCAGGTCATCATCCGGCGCGCCCACGACGCAGCACGCGGCAACAAAAGGCAGCCTCGTCACCACGCCTTCGATCAGGGCGGGGGAAATGTTCTCGCCCCCGCGAATGATCACGTCCTTGATGCGGCCCGTGATGCTGAGGTAGCCCGCATCGTCAAAGCGCCCCAGGTCACCGGTGCGCAACAACGTCGGCGCGCCATCGTCGCCGTTGTCCACGCCCAGATAGCCCAGCATCAAGCTGTCGCCCGCGATGCAGATCTCACCTTCGCCGCCAGGCGCGGCCTCGGACCCATCCGGCAGCCGCAGCGTGACGCTTTGCCCGGCCAGCACCGTACCGACCGACCCCACGCGGCGCGCGCCGGGCGGGTTCATCGTGGACGTGCACGTGGCTTCAGACAGACCGTAGGACACTACCAGCGGGCAACCCAGGAAGGCTTCGATGCGCCGATGCAGCGCTTCGGTGATGGGCGCCGATCCGCAACGCGCAAAGCGCAGGCCCGCCAGGCTGGCCGCGTCGAATTCCAGTTCGAGCATGCGGGCGTACATCGTGGGCACGCCCGTGATGATGGTGGGACGGAACGCGCGCAACAGCCCCGGCATGTCATCCGCGCGAAAGCGGCCCGCCAAGGCCACGCTGGCGCCCGCCAGCAGCGGCGCGAAAATCTGGTTGTTCAGCGCGTTGGTGTGATGCAGCGGCATCACGTGCAGCAGCCGGTCGTCGGGCGTCAGGCCGGTATGCGCCAACACGCCGCGCGCGTTGTTGATCAAGCCTCGGTGACTGAGCAACACGCCCTTGGGATTACCGGTGCTGCCGGAGGTGAACAGCAGCAAGCCGGGTGCATCCGGCGAGATCTCGTCGGTGCAACCGAGCGCCGACGCGTTGTCCGGACGCGCGGAATGTGCCGGGCGTGCCACGTCCGCCAAACTTGCCACATCCGCCATGTTTGCCACGGCTGTCGAGTCCGCCGCGTTTGCCACACTTGCCGCCTCCAGCACTCGCGACGGCGCCAAACCACTGGCCGCCGCGGTCGCCGTGTTGGCCTCGTCATGCACCAGCCATGTCAACCCCACAGCCGCCACGCGCCGCGCCGTTTCCTCAACCGACAACCTTGGCTCCAACGGGCAAGGGCACGCCCCCGCCGCCATCACGCCCAGTATCGTCAACACCTGATCCAGCGACCGCTCCATGGCCACCGCCACATAGCTGCCCGGCGCGACCTCGGCCGCGCGCAAGCCCCTCGCAATGCGCGCAACGCGGCCGTGCAGGTCGGCATAAGTCAGCGTGGTGTCGGCCGTGACGATGGCGGGGCGCGCGGCCCATTCGGGCTGGCTCCAGGCGCGCGCAAACGCCGCCACCAAGGTGGGTTCGGAAAGCGTCATGTCGGCCTCCCTCCCTAGCGCAGCGCGACGGCGGCGTCGCGTTCGAACTGACCGTCCGCGTCCAGCTCGCGCAGCGCGCGCGCTTCCTGCTCGGTTGGCGGCGCGGTGGGCTCGGCGCCGGTCGCGTCGAATTCAAAGCCGGTGCGCTCACGCACTTCCGACAAGCTGGACTCCGGATGCCACGATTGCAGCGCCAGCCGCCCGTCGCGCTTGATGAACACGGCAATGGGCGTCACCACCCCATGAAAGCCGCCCCACGACGTCATGAAGTCCAGCTTGGGCACGAAGGTGCGGCGCGAATGCTCGGTGCGCCACGTGCAGGCGCGCTTGGCCGTGGGCAGCATCACCGCGCCGCCCCCGCCGCCAGGCAGCCGCACCTTGGGTTCATGCCAGTCGCCAATGCAGGAGTTGTTGGCGCAGCCCGCGCCATCGATCTGCGCCGCGCCCAGAAAGGTCAGGTCCATGCGGCCGCGCGTACATAGGTCGTAGAAGTCTTCGTTCGAGAAGATCGACGCGGTGTGTTCGGCCAGCACCGGGTCGGAACTGGAAATGGGAATTTGCGAGGGGCGCGGGTTCACGCCGCCCGCCACGTTGATGTAGACGAAGTCCCAGTCGTAGGCGCGCTTGGCCAACAGGCAGGCCAGCATCGGCATGGTGGAATTGACGCCGCTGAAGGTGATTTCATCGGGGCGGATGAAGCGCGCCAGGTTCGTCACGATGTAGGAAAAGCCCGACCATTGTTCAGCCATGATTGCCCCCTTGCACTTCGGGCGCGGCGGCCAGGTGCGCTTGTAGATCGCTGTTCTTGTCCATATAGGCCTCTACGGCCGGGTAGTCGATGGCGTAGTCGGGCCAGCATGAACCGGGCCAGGCGCTGCCCGGCGCCACCGCATAGGCCTGCACCATGAAGTACGGCACCAGCGTGGATTCCGGCTGCGCCTCGAACACCGCGCTGTCGACGACCTTCTCGGCCACTACCAGCACGCTGCCGGCGGCGCGCGACATGATGCGGTCCCAATGCGCCGTGCCATACACGCGCACATTGCCCAACGCATCCACTTCAGACGCCTGGATCACCGCGAAGTCCGGGCGGATGGCGGGCACCACATAGGTTTTCTGGTCGCTGCCGTAGGGGTCGTCCAGGCAGGCCCAGCCGTTCAATTCCGGTAGCCCGCTGCCATGCAGCCCGCCGCAGGGCTGAAACGGCACGCCAAACGCCGCCGCCCGCAAGCCCGCCGTGAGGCTGGCGCAGGCGTGTTCTTCCAGTTCGATCTCGCGGCGTTCCACCGCGCGGCGATACCACGGCGCCAGGCCGAAGTTGCCTTCCATGGCGACGATGCCCGCGCGCACGCGGCGCAGCACGCCGGCGCGGCAGAGTATGTCGACGTCGTAGCCTGGCGACTGCTTGACCAGTTCCAGGTCGCGCTTGCCTTGCCGGATCAGTTCGCGCACGAACGCGAACGGCCCACGGTGCAGAAAGCTGCCACCCAGCGCGATGGACGCGCCATTGGGCACCAGCGCGGCCAGTTCGGCCACCGTGCACTGCTTGTTGGGTTGATTGAAGCCTGAAGCCATTGTCTTCCTCCTGCTGGTTCTTGTGCCGTTAGCGCGCTTCTAGATAGGCGGCCACGCGGTCCTTCAAGCCGGGCGCCGCCGCCGAACGCACCAGGCGCGCCAGATCGGCGTCGGGCGTTTCCTGCGACAGCGCGGCGTAGAGCTGAATGCGGCTGGCGTCCGTCAATGCCTGCGCCGTGTCCGACGCCTGCTGTTCGATGTCGGGCCATTCCTGCGCCACGGCGAGCCGGGTCGCAAAGCCGTCGCGCAACGCTTCTTCCGCGCTGAACGTGGCGGCCTGCTCCAGCACCACGCGGGCGCGTTCGGCGCCCACCAGCGCGGCAAAGCGGCGCGTGCCCAGCACCAGCCCGAACTTCAGGCCCGGCATGCGAAACGTGGCGTCCGGCGCGCTGATGCGCCACTTGCAGGCGCCGAACACATCAACGCCCGCGCCGAAATTGCGGCCATGCGCCAGCGCCACGGTCAGGCAAGGCGACGCGGCCAGGCGTTGCAGCAGGGTCTCGATACGCACGAAGCGCAGCAACAGGTCGCCCTCGCTTTGCGACTGCCAATCCCCGAAGTCAAAGCCCGCGCTGAAATTCTTGCCTTCGCCCTTCAGCACGATCAGCTTGGCGCCCTGCGCCTCGGCTTCGTCCAGGGCGGCGATCAGCGCGTCCACCAGTTCGGCGGACAGCGCGTTCATCTTGTCGGCACGCGTCAGCGTCAGCACATGCCGCGCGCCCTGTTTGTCGATACGCAGGACGCTCATGCCACCACTCCCTTCCTGGCCGCGCGCAGGGCACCCAGCACTTCATCGTTGTGCTCGCCCAGCGCGGGCGGACGCAGGCGCAGCGCCGTGGTCTGGCCGTCAAAGCGCACGGGCAGACCGAAGGTGCGCGTTTGCACGCCGTTGGGCAGTTCCACCGGCTGCACCCAGCCCATGTGTTCCACCTGCGGGTCGGCCAGCACTTCGGAATAGGTATTGATCGGCGCGCAGGGCACGCCCGCGGCACGGAAGCGCGACAGCCAGGTCTGCGCATCGCCCTCGGCGAAGATGGCTTCCAGGATCTCGCGCAAGGCGGTCTGGTTGCGGGCGCGGG harbors:
- the dtnK gene encoding D-threonate kinase, with product MTPTIAIVADDLTGSGDTAVQFVRAGWSTHLSIGGADEALAGPATAGVEVLAVTTHSRALPAADAARVIEQNVRQLRAAGVSRLYKKVDSTLRGAFKAEIDAARDAWGPDTVAVICPAFPATGRTVEQGVLLVNGKPVTETSAATDPVTPVTESHIPTLLGCAHVAAQDGDTPDTLAARIRQAGNTVVVDASTDADLERLARAIGLLGEHALPVGAGGLAVPLARVWAGADQTAPVVVVVTSQHSAARAQAAALQASGADTWTPTLAQLADDAAWQAWSQPLLQAHAKAPAEAGTVLLLAPEGQLEGLDSEKVADRLGSLAAQLIATSRAAGVVATGGDGARSVLVALNASGIALVDEVMGGVPLGTLTGGTAAGLPVVTKAGGFGTEDVLVRAVRAIRDRRFKR
- a CDS encoding enoyl-CoA hydratase/isomerase family protein produces the protein MSVLRIDKQGARHVLTLTRADKMNALSAELVDALIAALDEAEAQGAKLIVLKGEGKNFSAGFDFGDWQSQSEGDLLLRFVRIETLLQRLAASPCLTVALAHGRNFGAGVDVFGACKWRISAPDATFRMPGLKFGLVLGTRRFAALVGAERARVVLEQAATFSAEEALRDGFATRLAVAQEWPDIEQQASDTAQALTDASRIQLYAALSQETPDADLARLVRSAAAPGLKDRVAAYLEAR
- a CDS encoding CoA-transferase subunit beta; amino-acid sequence: MAEQWSGFSYIVTNLARFIRPDEITFSGVNSTMPMLACLLAKRAYDWDFVYINVAGGVNPRPSQIPISSSDPVLAEHTASIFSNEDFYDLCTRGRMDLTFLGAAQIDGAGCANNSCIGDWHEPKVRLPGGGGGAVMLPTAKRACTWRTEHSRRTFVPKLDFMTSWGGFHGVVTPIAVFIKRDGRLALQSWHPESSLSEVRERTGFEFDATGAEPTAPPTEQEARALRELDADGQFERDAAVALR
- a CDS encoding TonB-dependent siderophore receptor; translation: MKRHPTRATRRARPQTLLPAAALAACLGATAHAQTAPAAGPTTVLPAVQVTGTAEAATGPVAGYVATRSATGTKTDTPLSETPQAITVIPRDQIVDQGAQNVQDAMNYAAGVRPNAYGVDNRGDYVRIRGVEPAQYLDGLRQFFNYNNPRTEVYGMERVEVLRGPSSMLYGQGSTGGIVNLVSKRPQAEAQREIGVVLGNDNRREIHTDLTGPVTEDGQWLYRVVAVGRDSDTQVQYAQDDRLMLAPSLTWRPSAATSLTLQALWQKDKAGTTQSFLPWSGSVQENPNGRIPTRRFVSEPGWDAYDTEQFSVGWLFEHQFNDTWKFRQNFRNTVSRVDYQSLYPNVYGERRGDSYIDAAQTTTDRYFYVNKPRMRTLLADQNIEGKLNWGRTEHTVILGMDYSHYRETSQTASGLGAPLNLYHPVYGNLPEYELSDTPKQKQQQLGFYAQDQIKFDKNWIFLAGIRRDRADNRIDGQDKETDYATTKRFGLMYAADNGWSPYLSYSESFTPIAGSNFYNERYKPMRGKQVEAGIKYMPRDADIEFTAAAYDLREKNRQTNDPENPNNQIQAGKTRTRGVELELRGRVTKNVDVIANYIYTDVDPQLEGLPKHMASLWSKYRFALAGQPGFAVGAGVRYLTAFRDGGAPETPAVTLFDAMVSYDNGPWRYALNVNNIADRTYETVCLDRGDCFYGARRTVMLSGAYRF
- a CDS encoding 2-keto-3-deoxygluconate permease; translation: MQKIPGGLMLVPLILGSLIGTFAPDALAIGGFTTALFKNSALPLIALLIFATGTQVNARTGGPILATAGTLLLMKTLVPATLIIILGSYVGLDGVMGVSILALLAAFDNSNGGLWLAYTGQYGDARDRGAYVASAVNDGPFFSLLFLGASGLADIPMIALVAALVPFLLGVVVGNLDPKWRDVLKPVPNIVIPFFAFALGTGINLGAVVSGGMSGLILGLIISPITGGLVYLGYRLILRRGGKSGLGFAAGTTAGNAIATPAVVAAADPNFQQYVSTATAQVAACVLISSILAPMLASYFLKRAGELKSEDADADGSATPTLASARGEAL
- a CDS encoding class I adenylate-forming enzyme family protein encodes the protein MTLSEPTLVAAFARAWSQPEWAARPAIVTADTTLTYADLHGRVARIARGLRAAEVAPGSYVAVAMERSLDQVLTILGVMAAGACPCPLEPRLSVEETARRVAAVGLTWLVHDEANTATAAASGLAPSRVLEAASVANAADSTAVANMADVASLADVARPAHSARPDNASALGCTDEISPDAPGLLLFTSGSTGNPKGVLLSHRGLINNARGVLAHTGLTPDDRLLHVMPLHHTNALNNQIFAPLLAGASVALAGRFRADDMPGLLRAFRPTIITGVPTMYARMLELEFDAASLAGLRFARCGSAPITEALHRRIEAFLGCPLVVSYGLSEATCTSTMNPPGARRVGSVGTVLAGQSVTLRLPDGSEAAPGGEGEICIAGDSLMLGYLGVDNGDDGAPTLLRTGDLGRFDDAGYLSITGRIKDVIIRGGENISPALIEGVVTRLPFVAACCVVGAPDDDLGEVPVIFVQPKGDAMPGAQQAAGVEAELLAEVQARLGRIYVPREVLWVERLPENAVGKVDRKALAKQVMAAASA
- the pdxA gene encoding 4-hydroxythreonine-4-phosphate dehydrogenase PdxA, with the translated sequence MTQPQPNKLPLLAVTLGDVAGIGPEITAKMLMGHDELRQKARLLVVGDVDVMVNAVRNLGGDPAIVKKLDRAADCSNTPGTIEVLQAGPSLAHVKLGEISADAGDGSVRFVTTACALARAGEVDGIVTAPLNKAAMHAAGHKWPGHTELLAHEFGVKTFSLVLSAGDLYIFHATTHVSLRQAIEDLTPTRMRAVLRLAGSFAKALGRGDQPVAVSGLNPHAGENGIFGSEDADILAPAVAEANAAGILAAGPIPADALFPQAVRGKWQFVIACYHDQGHAPFKAVYGDDGVNITVGLPVVRVSVDHGTAFDIAGKGIAREDSLILAAERAAHLAPGWTHVWETARAQTGG
- a CDS encoding GntR family transcriptional regulator; translated protein: MAPATHDALPTLDRSGDIPLHAQVATLLRGFIRSNKLAAGAVLPSEAALCVRFGVARSVVRQALAALATEGLIQRESGRPATVAAQQEHRRLVQRSTGLYEQFAQSGVTLQTRVLAFARAEPPADVAAFFGTEKLLMLERLRHVADAPLAYVRTWLPVDVVPGLRAEDLTDASLHGVLTRRFGLRPGAGRNQIRAVAADAKLAKLLDTQTGTPLLMLQGQGMDQHDRPLEWFTTWHRAEQLVFDVDVSNGHESVHPRLQDAPASVDADDGASATQHDPLARAEALVAELSAELARLRSQA
- a CDS encoding CoA transferase subunit A; the protein is MASGFNQPNKQCTVAELAALVPNGASIALGGSFLHRGPFAFVRELIRQGKRDLELVKQSPGYDVDILCRAGVLRRVRAGIVAMEGNFGLAPWYRRAVERREIELEEHACASLTAGLRAAAFGVPFQPCGGLHGSGLPELNGWACLDDPYGSDQKTYVVPAIRPDFAVIQASEVDALGNVRVYGTAHWDRIMSRAAGSVLVVAEKVVDSAVFEAQPESTLVPYFMVQAYAVAPGSAWPGSCWPDYAIDYPAVEAYMDKNSDLQAHLAAAPEVQGGNHG